A genome region from Pseudoalteromonas tetraodonis includes the following:
- a CDS encoding glycoside hydrolase family 97 protein: MRLPLLLVALLSSSAFAKEAMLESPDQKIKITISDQSSSPYYSISFNGKPVITQSHLGFRFKSQAPFDEGFVISEVTRSQTDSQWQQPWGERQTVVDKHNEIAVTFNKPAPHGGTYTVRFKAFDSGVGFRYEVPKQAGFEKTEITKELTEFAIAGADKATAWWIPARGWNRYEYVYNTTALQDAALAHTPFTFKNGNGVHVSIHEAALVDYAGMVLNQRRPGTFSADLTPWSDGIAVKKHGEFNTPWRTIQIGEHAVDLVNSDIILNLNEPNKLGDVSWVKPGKYVGIWWGMHINENTWGSGEKHGATTKNTKYYMDFAAKYGFDGVLVEGWNTGWDGDWFFNGDVFSFTQAYDDFDIEELTRYGKQKGVQLIGHHETSGNVTNYRNQMEDAFALYEQSNVSQIKTGYVADGGNIKRIDENGIARFEWHDGQFMVNEYLYNVKLAAKHKISINTHEPIKDTGLRRTYPNWIAREGARGQEFNAWGTPPNPPEHIPMLAFTRMLAGPMDFTPGIFDMSFNGLGGDTNRPQTTLAKQLALYVVMYSPIQMAADLPKNYLAKPDAFQFIQDVPTDWQQSIALDGEVGDFIVFARKERKRDHYTGNDWYLGAVTDENARTIEVKLDFLDKDKQFEAQIYKDGDKAEWKNNPYDLKIEKRTVTANDKLTLKLATSGGTAIRFKAL; this comes from the coding sequence AGCTTTAACGGTAAACCTGTTATTACGCAGTCACATTTAGGTTTTAGATTTAAAAGCCAAGCGCCATTTGATGAAGGTTTTGTTATTAGTGAAGTAACTCGCTCACAAACAGATAGTCAATGGCAGCAACCTTGGGGAGAGCGTCAAACCGTTGTCGACAAGCACAATGAAATTGCCGTTACCTTTAATAAACCCGCACCCCACGGTGGCACATACACAGTGCGATTTAAAGCCTTTGATAGCGGTGTGGGATTTCGCTATGAAGTCCCTAAACAAGCCGGTTTTGAAAAAACAGAAATTACTAAAGAGCTGACCGAGTTTGCCATCGCCGGTGCCGATAAAGCCACCGCATGGTGGATACCTGCTCGCGGTTGGAATCGTTACGAATATGTCTACAACACCACAGCCTTACAAGATGCTGCACTCGCTCACACCCCTTTTACCTTTAAAAATGGTAACGGTGTACATGTCAGTATTCATGAAGCAGCCCTAGTCGATTATGCGGGCATGGTGCTTAACCAACGTCGCCCAGGCACTTTTAGCGCCGATTTAACGCCATGGTCAGATGGTATAGCAGTCAAAAAGCACGGTGAATTTAATACACCTTGGCGCACCATTCAAATTGGCGAACATGCGGTAGACTTAGTTAATTCAGATATTATTTTAAATCTAAATGAGCCAAATAAGCTCGGTGATGTGTCCTGGGTTAAACCAGGCAAATACGTAGGTATTTGGTGGGGCATGCACATCAATGAGAATACTTGGGGTAGTGGCGAAAAACACGGTGCTACCACAAAAAATACTAAATACTACATGGACTTTGCCGCAAAATACGGCTTTGATGGTGTATTAGTTGAAGGTTGGAACACTGGTTGGGATGGCGACTGGTTTTTTAATGGCGATGTATTTAGCTTTACCCAAGCATATGATGACTTTGATATTGAGGAGCTTACCCGCTACGGTAAGCAAAAAGGGGTGCAGTTAATTGGCCACCATGAAACTTCAGGTAACGTAACAAATTATCGTAATCAAATGGAAGACGCTTTTGCGCTTTACGAGCAATCAAATGTAAGCCAAATTAAAACCGGTTATGTGGCCGATGGTGGCAATATTAAACGCATTGATGAAAACGGCATTGCCCGTTTTGAGTGGCATGACGGCCAATTTATGGTTAATGAGTACTTATACAACGTTAAGCTAGCTGCAAAACATAAAATAAGTATTAATACTCATGAGCCAATAAAAGACACCGGCCTTCGCCGTACTTACCCTAATTGGATTGCTCGTGAAGGCGCTCGCGGCCAAGAATTTAACGCATGGGGCACGCCACCCAATCCACCAGAGCACATTCCAATGCTTGCTTTTACGCGTATGCTGGCAGGCCCAATGGACTTTACGCCAGGTATTTTTGATATGAGCTTTAATGGCTTAGGTGGCGATACAAATCGCCCGCAAACAACACTTGCAAAGCAATTAGCACTTTATGTTGTAATGTACAGCCCAATTCAAATGGCGGCTGATTTACCTAAAAATTATTTAGCTAAGCCCGATGCTTTTCAATTTATTCAAGACGTACCGACCGATTGGCAACAAAGTATTGCGCTTGATGGAGAAGTAGGCGACTTTATTGTATTTGCACGAAAAGAACGTAAACGCGATCATTACACTGGTAATGACTGGTACTTAGGCGCTGTAACTGATGAAAACGCCCGCACCATTGAGGTTAAACTCGACTTCTTAGATAAAGATAAACAGTTTGAAGCGCAAATCTACAAAGATGGTGATAAGGCAGAGTGGAAGAACAACCCTTACGATTTAAAAATCGAAAAACGCACTGTTACCGCAAATGATAAACTCACACTAAAATTGGCCACCAGTGGTGGTACAGCCATTCGTTTTAAAGCACTATAA